The following coding sequences lie in one Cyanobacterium sp. Dongsha4 genomic window:
- a CDS encoding class I SAM-dependent methyltransferase → MANDKQEKMIIVNTEHSRQDINQIREYDPSRLRYSFASALLPHLNESNKGQIFIDIGGGAGEFTGIARSKGYKTILIDGNINNVNREITMGYEATQLDLNQGLTEISDNKCDVAVCLDVIEHIVPAENLLREIHRVLKPDGILIISTPNFSYILDRLSYLFGEDVREEGYHYRFFTRKKFLKLLEDAGFILESSNSMGSAIGINRLLKALTWGKARIPKFRVAPIFESWLCSTFVYKMRNKK, encoded by the coding sequence ATGGCAAATGACAAACAAGAAAAAATGATTATTGTTAATACTGAACATAGTCGCCAAGACATAAATCAGATAAGAGAATATGATCCTTCCAGATTGAGATATTCTTTTGCTAGTGCATTGTTACCTCACTTAAATGAAAGTAATAAAGGGCAAATATTTATTGATATCGGCGGTGGAGCCGGCGAATTCACGGGTATTGCGAGATCGAAAGGGTATAAAACAATTCTCATTGACGGAAACATTAACAATGTAAACAGAGAAATAACTATGGGTTATGAAGCTACTCAATTAGATCTGAATCAGGGTTTGACAGAAATATCAGATAACAAATGTGATGTAGCTGTGTGTTTAGATGTTATCGAGCATATTGTTCCAGCGGAGAATTTATTAAGGGAAATTCACAGAGTCTTAAAACCAGATGGTATTTTGATTATTAGCACTCCCAATTTTAGTTACATTTTGGATAGATTGAGTTATCTATTTGGTGAAGACGTTAGAGAAGAAGGGTATCACTATCGTTTTTTTACTCGCAAGAAATTTTTAAAACTGTTAGAAGATGCGGGTTTTATTCTTGAGTCAAGCAATTCTATGGGTTCTGCGATTGGTATCAATCGATTACTAAAAGCATTAACTTGGGGGAAGGCTAGAATTCCTAAGTTTAGAGTAGCCCCGATATTCGAGTCTTGGCTATGTTCTACTTTTGTTTACAAAATGAGAAATAAAAAATAA
- a CDS encoding sulfotransferase — translation MTLPNFLIIGAAKSGTTSLYKYLNEHPQVFMSPRKEIHFFCTDNEKVVNLKKLTSLSSITKPVLNIEDYRKYFEQYNPVKHLAIGEVSPGYLISSEIASKNISKYCPKMKLIAILRNPVDRAYSHFVYAQQIGIEKNSDQNTIVDRKMESNYIYFGHDQYFHRYLDPGFYYRNLLPYFNRFDPDQIKIYLFDDLCHNPTLLMKDLLSFIGVDVSFDFSSITSKNNRSGIPKNKGVYHIFWQKNNSLFRNNKLLNLIPSKIKKFSVNLIRSQLDNILLTKPDPISTQLKSKLVDIYHEDILLLQSLLQKDLSHWLE, via the coding sequence ATGACTTTACCTAACTTTTTGATTATTGGTGCAGCTAAATCCGGCACTACAAGTTTATACAAGTATTTGAATGAACATCCCCAAGTTTTTATGAGTCCCCGAAAAGAAATTCATTTTTTTTGTACAGATAATGAAAAAGTAGTCAACCTCAAAAAACTTACTTCCCTTTCCTCAATAACTAAACCTGTTTTAAATATAGAAGATTATAGGAAATATTTTGAACAATATAATCCTGTTAAACATTTAGCGATAGGAGAAGTGTCACCAGGGTACCTTATTTCATCAGAAATTGCTTCTAAGAACATCAGTAAATATTGTCCGAAAATGAAATTAATAGCAATTCTAAGGAATCCTGTTGATCGGGCATATTCTCACTTTGTTTATGCTCAACAGATAGGAATCGAGAAAAACTCAGATCAAAATACAATTGTTGACAGAAAGATGGAATCCAACTACATTTACTTTGGTCATGATCAGTATTTTCATCGCTACCTTGATCCTGGATTTTACTACCGAAATCTACTGCCTTACTTCAATCGCTTTGATCCTGATCAGATAAAAATTTACCTGTTCGATGATCTTTGCCATAACCCAACATTGCTAATGAAAGACTTACTTTCGTTCATTGGAGTTGATGTCTCTTTTGACTTCAGTTCCATCACCAGCAAAAACAACCGTTCTGGAATACCGAAAAACAAAGGCGTGTACCATATTTTCTGGCAAAAAAACAACTCTCTATTCAGAAACAATAAACTTTTGAATTTAATACCGTCAAAAATTAAAAAATTCTCTGTTAACCTTATAAGGTCTCAACTTGACAATATCTTATTAACAAAACCTGATCCCATTTCCACACAGTTAAAATCTAAACTAGTAGATATATACCATGAAGACATACTATTACTACAAAGTTTGCTACAGAAAGATCTTTCCCATTGGTTAGAATAG
- a CDS encoding ABC transporter ATP-binding protein: MSKSKQSQNKKNSSLIGDLIELWNYLPSRRRGQMFLLLILMLLSSLSEMISVGSIFPFLSAFSNPESMLNNPNLKFIFNFFTIETPVKLITVLAIGFIFAVIIANGVRVITLHFRIRFASAIGADISNQIYNKTLQQPYSFHVSQNSSNLIQTVTLDTDSLTQSVLIPLVALINNSLIIPALICTFIFVDGKIAFSAAIILGGAYLIIYRFRRKLLERNSKVITQAGEKKIKVVQEGIGGIRDILLRHNQEFFEKAYQKSEYDLKTAKATNNIISQSPKFFIEALALCAIALLALNLGKNGDFSKVVPILGSLALGAKKLLPTLQEAFNSMAKIIGSKASITRVLIALRRPIDDKLTLSAIKSLQTLPLEKTLTLDHVWFRYGEETDWVLKNLNLTIKSKNTVAFVGSTGSGKSTTTDLILGLLEPQKGNILIDGLPLEGEKLYQWQKNIAHVPQYIFLSDGTIAENIAFGVPYEEINLEQVKKAAQLAQIKDFIESLPAQYNTYVGERGIRLSGGQRQRIGIARALYGNASVIVFDEATSALDNATEKEVMKAIESLSHQFTIILIAHRLSTVENCDQIFELSNGQVIAQGTYKELLKNSSTFRKIA; encoded by the coding sequence ATGTCTAAATCAAAACAATCTCAAAATAAGAAAAATAGTTCTTTGATTGGAGACTTAATAGAGCTATGGAACTATTTACCTTCTCGTCGTAGAGGACAAATGTTTTTATTACTCATATTAATGTTATTGTCTTCTCTTAGTGAAATGATAAGCGTTGGTTCTATTTTCCCTTTCTTGAGTGCATTTAGCAATCCTGAAAGTATGTTAAATAATCCCAACTTGAAATTCATTTTTAATTTTTTTACTATCGAAACACCAGTTAAGTTAATTACAGTATTAGCAATTGGATTTATTTTCGCCGTGATAATAGCAAATGGTGTGCGAGTAATAACACTTCATTTTCGAATTCGCTTTGCCTCTGCTATTGGTGCTGATATTAGTAATCAAATTTATAATAAAACTTTGCAACAACCTTATAGCTTCCACGTTTCACAAAACTCTAGTAACTTAATTCAAACAGTAACGTTAGATACTGATTCTCTTACTCAGAGTGTATTAATCCCTCTCGTAGCTTTAATCAATAACTCATTAATCATACCGGCACTCATTTGCACTTTTATTTTTGTTGACGGCAAAATAGCCTTTAGTGCGGCAATTATTTTGGGGGGTGCTTATTTAATAATATATCGTTTTCGCCGCAAATTGTTAGAACGAAACAGTAAAGTTATAACTCAAGCGGGAGAAAAAAAAATTAAAGTAGTTCAGGAAGGAATAGGTGGAATTAGAGATATTCTTTTACGTCATAATCAAGAATTTTTTGAAAAAGCGTATCAAAAATCTGAGTACGATTTAAAAACAGCAAAAGCTACTAACAATATAATTTCTCAATCTCCAAAATTTTTTATCGAAGCTCTTGCTTTGTGTGCGATCGCACTTTTAGCATTAAATTTAGGAAAAAATGGAGATTTTAGCAAAGTAGTTCCGATTTTAGGTAGCCTTGCCCTAGGTGCAAAAAAATTATTACCTACTTTACAAGAAGCATTCAATTCCATGGCGAAAATAATCGGTTCAAAAGCATCTATTACAAGAGTTTTAATTGCGTTAAGAAGACCTATTGATGATAAATTAACCCTTTCAGCAATTAAATCATTACAAACTTTGCCCTTAGAGAAAACTTTAACATTAGATCATGTTTGGTTTCGTTATGGAGAAGAAACAGATTGGGTTTTAAAAAATTTAAACTTAACTATTAAAAGTAAAAATACAGTAGCATTTGTTGGTAGTACAGGTAGCGGAAAAAGCACCACCACAGATTTAATTTTAGGATTGTTAGAACCTCAAAAAGGCAATATTTTAATAGATGGTTTACCCTTGGAGGGCGAAAAATTATACCAGTGGCAAAAAAATATTGCTCACGTACCGCAGTATATTTTTCTAAGTGATGGTACAATTGCCGAAAATATAGCTTTTGGAGTTCCTTATGAAGAAATTAACTTAGAACAGGTCAAAAAAGCCGCTCAATTAGCCCAAATAAAAGATTTTATTGAAAGTTTACCCGCACAATATAATACTTATGTTGGAGAAAGGGGAATTCGTCTTAGTGGAGGGCAAAGACAGCGTATTGGTATTGCTAGAGCATTATATGGTAACGCTTCTGTTATTGTTTTTGATGAAGCTACCAGTGCTTTAGATAATGCAACGGAAAAGGAAGTAATGAAGGCAATTGAAAGTTTAAGTCATCAGTTTACAATTATTTTAATTGCTCATAGATTAAGTACTGTAGAAAACTGCGATCAAATCTTTGAATTAAGTAACGGACAAGTTATAGCTCAGGGTACATATAAAGAATTACTTAAAAACTCAAGTACTTTTAGAAAAATAGCTTAA
- a CDS encoding nucleoside-diphosphate sugar epimerase/dehydratase: MTKSVIVSTVCGIFLVSIFAPEEIAESVIVMDGLTGVVLVVLLRVILFSFIKSVNRKNNTTISVQEKLIIYGAGSAGYQLAKSIEHEPNYEIIGFTDDNPELQGRILCDFPIFCPRDLSLVYEEKHFDSIIFAIPNLTTLRRREIVEDLQSLPVQFKSIPNLNDVISGKTSIKQLGNINIKSLLGREEINPKKDLLRSNITNKTVLVTGAGGSIGSELCRQIIQLQPKSIILFELSEFALYSIDLELRARDFDVTIYTYLGSITDESYFLDILQKHQVDTVYHAAAYKHVPLVEINPCVGIYNNVFGTLVTARSAIASGVKNYVLISTDKAVRPTNVMGASKRIAELIIQALAARENTKTIMTMVRFGNVLGSSGSVVPRFRQQISEGKPITLTHKDITRYFISIPEAVSLVIQAGAMAKGGEIFLLEMGKPVRIYDLAVKMIELSGMIPEKDIPIKIVGLRPGEKLYEELLIDTNKSNPTQHPQIFSGNEPMMEWETLNYHLEKLLTYAEQKNCQKVIDIVEILVPEYQPSKRKEESKLSN, encoded by the coding sequence GTGACGAAGTCAGTTATAGTAAGTACTGTATGTGGAATTTTCTTAGTTTCCATATTTGCTCCCGAAGAAATTGCCGAATCCGTTATTGTCATGGATGGGTTGACAGGGGTGGTTTTGGTTGTATTATTGAGAGTTATTCTTTTTTCTTTCATCAAATCAGTCAATCGCAAGAATAATACCACTATATCTGTACAAGAAAAATTAATTATATATGGGGCAGGTTCGGCTGGTTATCAATTGGCTAAAAGTATAGAACATGAACCTAATTATGAAATAATCGGTTTTACTGATGACAATCCAGAACTACAGGGGCGCATTCTTTGTGACTTCCCTATTTTTTGTCCAAGAGACTTGTCTTTGGTATATGAAGAGAAGCATTTTGATAGCATTATCTTTGCTATTCCTAATCTAACAACATTAAGGCGTAGAGAAATAGTTGAAGATTTACAATCATTACCTGTTCAATTTAAAAGTATCCCTAATCTTAATGATGTTATTTCGGGCAAAACTTCTATCAAACAATTAGGGAATATAAATATTAAATCTTTACTCGGTAGAGAGGAAATTAATCCGAAAAAAGATCTACTCAGATCAAACATAACCAATAAAACTGTTTTAGTTACAGGTGCTGGTGGTTCTATTGGTTCTGAATTGTGTCGTCAGATTATTCAACTACAACCAAAGTCAATTATTTTGTTTGAATTGAGTGAATTTGCTTTATACAGTATTGATTTAGAATTAAGGGCAAGAGACTTTGATGTAACTATATATACTTATTTAGGAAGTATAACTGATGAGTCTTATTTTCTGGATATTTTGCAAAAACATCAAGTAGATACTGTTTACCATGCGGCCGCTTATAAGCATGTTCCTCTAGTGGAAATAAATCCGTGTGTTGGGATATATAATAATGTTTTTGGTACTTTAGTCACAGCTCGAAGTGCGATCGCATCTGGGGTAAAAAATTATGTACTTATATCAACAGATAAAGCTGTTAGACCAACCAATGTAATGGGTGCAAGTAAAAGAATTGCGGAACTAATCATACAGGCTTTAGCCGCCAGAGAAAATACGAAAACAATTATGACTATGGTACGCTTCGGTAATGTGTTAGGCAGTAGTGGTTCTGTCGTTCCACGTTTTCGCCAACAGATTAGCGAAGGAAAGCCAATAACTTTAACCCATAAAGATATTACTCGTTATTTTATTTCTATACCAGAAGCAGTTAGTTTAGTTATTCAAGCCGGTGCTATGGCAAAAGGAGGTGAAATCTTTTTGTTAGAAATGGGCAAACCTGTCAGAATATATGATTTAGCTGTGAAAATGATAGAATTGAGCGGAATGATTCCCGAAAAGGACATTCCTATTAAAATTGTCGGATTGAGACCGGGGGAGAAACTTTACGAAGAATTGTTAATAGATACAAATAAAAGTAATCCCACTCAACACCCTCAAATATTTTCGGGAAATGAACCAATGATGGAATGGGAAACTTTGAATTATCATTTAGAGAAATTATTGACTTATGCTGAACAAAAAAACTGTCAAAAAGTTATTGATATAGTAGAAATTTTGGTTCCAGAATATCAACCATCAAAAAGAAAAGAAGAATCAAAGTTGTCAAATTAG
- a CDS encoding GumC family protein — protein sequence MFLNNPNNPEKVPAQIDTQSKLLYLNSNDVDTDDEIDIGELIRLLRRRGLIILGTTIALASSLSAWILAKPTVYEGTATLLVEPLNKDNADLSFITPINPFKSNELDYQSQINVLKSPSVMNTIVEQIQARYPKVVYRAPENEGEENLQTKLSVQQAEQTKIIEVSYKDKSEEKILFILNQIVDGYLEYQAKEYVSNLSQAIDFTEEQISRVRLEVASLESQLENFQQNNNLIDPNSRNQALTTQATFLAEESEKVQIELDGMKKLAQELEQKLNLTPQQGVIVSRLNTEPYYAKLIEQIKETETQIALEGLRFGFEHPSVKTLVAKKDELVALLNQETRKILGSGNYNLSLDFLTSVSNNVETTQQFFDVNNQIQVLEAKQRGLDEAWERLNSQIKNLSTTNKEYFQLQRELTTANESLNRLLALNENLQIEVARQSSPWKLITPIDETIIKDVSGTSRKIALILIASLFSGAVLGLLVDKLDSSFHTVEDVKSSVKLPLLGVIPHNKFLTDITNKKKKRSDSIPSLSSKSVFDDESITFSLDSYCSLYTNISLLSSDTSIRSIVVGAAEASEGKSTTSLFLAKAAALLGQRVLIVDADMRKPKIHNYLGIKNKIGLSNLIAEDILPEDVIQSFDDGLSVITAGSKPPNPTRLIASRKWQTLMQKFKQDFDLVIYDTPPLMGFSDGKILTPLTDGLVFVVRIGKTRRPNVQQVINDLQVSKLTVLGMVANGVKNYMGGAYYGYYNYKNYYNDER from the coding sequence ATGTTTTTAAATAATCCCAATAATCCAGAAAAAGTTCCGGCTCAGATTGATACGCAGAGTAAATTACTTTATTTGAACTCTAATGATGTTGACACTGATGATGAAATAGATATTGGTGAGCTGATAAGGTTACTCAGAAGAAGGGGCTTGATTATTTTGGGAACGACAATTGCTCTTGCCTCTTCGTTATCGGCTTGGATACTCGCAAAACCAACAGTGTATGAAGGGACTGCCACATTATTAGTTGAACCCTTGAACAAAGATAATGCAGATTTAAGTTTTATAACTCCGATTAATCCTTTTAAATCCAATGAATTGGATTATCAAAGCCAGATAAATGTTTTAAAAAGTCCTTCGGTCATGAACACAATTGTTGAGCAAATTCAAGCTCGCTATCCGAAAGTCGTGTATAGAGCACCTGAGAATGAAGGGGAAGAAAATTTACAAACGAAACTTTCTGTTCAACAAGCTGAACAGACAAAAATAATAGAAGTTAGCTATAAAGATAAGTCTGAGGAAAAAATACTATTTATCCTCAATCAAATAGTTGATGGTTATTTAGAGTATCAAGCCAAGGAATATGTGAGTAATCTTTCTCAGGCTATTGATTTTACTGAGGAACAAATCAGTAGAGTTCGCCTTGAAGTAGCAAGTTTAGAATCTCAACTAGAGAATTTTCAACAAAATAATAACTTAATCGATCCAAATTCTCGCAATCAAGCCTTAACAACTCAAGCAACTTTTCTGGCAGAAGAAAGTGAAAAGGTTCAAATTGAACTTGATGGGATGAAAAAATTGGCTCAGGAGTTGGAACAAAAATTAAATTTAACACCCCAACAAGGGGTTATAGTGTCTCGTCTTAATACAGAACCGTACTACGCCAAGCTAATTGAGCAAATTAAGGAAACTGAAACCCAAATCGCTTTAGAAGGTTTACGTTTTGGCTTTGAACATCCCAGTGTAAAAACGTTAGTGGCAAAAAAAGATGAGTTAGTTGCTTTGTTAAATCAAGAAACTCGTAAAATTCTTGGCTCTGGAAATTATAATCTTTCACTCGATTTTTTAACTTCTGTTTCTAATAATGTAGAAACTACTCAACAGTTTTTTGATGTTAATAATCAAATACAAGTTTTAGAAGCAAAACAAAGAGGTTTAGATGAGGCTTGGGAAAGACTCAATTCTCAAATTAAAAATTTATCTACGACTAACAAAGAGTATTTTCAACTTCAAAGAGAATTAACTACGGCAAATGAGAGCTTGAATAGACTTTTAGCTCTTAATGAAAATTTACAAATAGAGGTTGCAAGGCAGTCTTCTCCTTGGAAATTAATTACACCCATAGATGAAACTATTATTAAAGATGTGTCTGGCACATCAAGAAAAATAGCTTTAATTTTGATTGCTAGTTTGTTTTCAGGAGCGGTGTTAGGCTTATTAGTTGATAAGTTAGATTCTTCTTTCCATACGGTAGAAGATGTTAAAAGTAGTGTTAAATTACCTTTGCTCGGAGTGATACCCCATAATAAATTTTTAACAGATATTACAAATAAGAAAAAGAAACGATCTGATAGCATTCCTAGTTTAAGCAGTAAAAGCGTCTTTGATGATGAGTCTATTACTTTTAGTTTAGATAGTTACTGCTCTTTATACACTAATATAAGTCTATTAAGTTCAGACACTTCTATTCGTTCGATTGTGGTGGGAGCGGCAGAGGCTAGTGAAGGAAAATCGACTACATCTTTGTTTTTGGCAAAGGCGGCGGCACTTTTAGGGCAAAGAGTTTTAATTGTGGATGCGGATATGCGAAAACCAAAAATTCATAATTATTTGGGGATCAAAAATAAAATTGGCTTGAGTAATTTAATTGCTGAAGATATACTCCCTGAAGATGTTATTCAGTCTTTTGATGATGGTCTTTCTGTGATTACTGCAGGTTCAAAACCTCCTAATCCTACCCGCCTAATCGCTTCTCGTAAGTGGCAAACTCTGATGCAGAAGTTTAAGCAGGATTTCGATTTAGTAATTTATGATACTCCTCCTTTGATGGGTTTCTCTGATGGTAAAATATTGACTCCTCTTACGGATGGTTTAGTTTTTGTGGTTAGAATTGGTAAAACTCGTCGTCCTAATGTACAACAGGTAATTAATGATTTACAGGTTTCTAAGTTGACAGTTTTGGGAATGGTGGCTAATGGTGTTAAAAATTATATGGGGGGTGCTTATTATGGTTATTACAATTACAAAAACTATTACAATGATGAGCGTTAG
- a CDS encoding Glu/Leu/Phe/Val dehydrogenase encodes MSSLFADASLRLEKALQYVIISEDASERLKYPKASLSVSIPVRMDDGSLKIFQGYRVRYDDTRGPGKGGVRYHPSVCLDEVQSLAFWMTFKCALLNLPFGGAKGGITVNPKLLSKAELERLSRGYIEAIADFIGPDVDILAPDVYTNEMIMGWMMDQYSIIRRRLSPGVVTGKPLTMGGSQGRDTATATGAFYVINSVLPQFNQKPETTTVAVQGFGNAGAEIAHLLAKSGYKVVAVSDSQGGIYSPHGLDISSIREYKKKHLSIKGVYCHNTVCNIVEHENITNEQLLTLDVDVLIPAALEKQITVENAPQVRAKFIFEVANGPITSEADKILEDKGIHVFPDILINAGGVTVSYLEWVQNRNGLYWTLKEVQEKLKEKMIEEAEAVWKIHQELGVSFRTCAYIHGLNRLNMAMSAKGTRDYYMS; translated from the coding sequence ATGTCCTCTCTATTTGCCGATGCAAGTCTCAGATTGGAAAAAGCCTTACAATATGTAATTATTTCCGAGGACGCAAGTGAAAGATTAAAGTATCCTAAAGCTAGTCTTAGTGTTTCTATTCCCGTGAGAATGGATGATGGTTCTTTAAAAATTTTTCAGGGTTATCGGGTTCGTTATGACGACACAAGGGGTCCGGGAAAAGGTGGTGTTCGTTATCATCCTTCTGTGTGTTTGGATGAAGTGCAATCTCTGGCTTTTTGGATGACGTTTAAGTGTGCTTTGCTTAATTTGCCTTTTGGGGGTGCTAAGGGGGGAATTACTGTTAATCCGAAATTGTTATCTAAGGCTGAGTTAGAAAGGTTAAGCAGAGGTTACATAGAGGCGATCGCAGATTTTATTGGGCCAGATGTGGATATTTTAGCTCCAGATGTTTACACCAATGAGATGATTATGGGGTGGATGATGGATCAATATAGCATTATTCGTCGTCGTCTTTCCCCCGGAGTGGTGACAGGAAAACCTTTAACTATGGGAGGTTCGCAAGGAAGGGATACAGCCACTGCTACAGGAGCTTTTTACGTCATCAATAGCGTTTTACCTCAATTTAATCAAAAACCTGAAACAACAACGGTTGCCGTCCAAGGATTTGGTAATGCAGGAGCGGAAATTGCCCATTTATTGGCTAAATCTGGTTATAAAGTGGTTGCGGTTAGCGATTCTCAGGGGGGGATTTATTCTCCTCACGGTTTAGATATTTCCAGCATCAGAGAATATAAAAAAAAGCATCTTTCCATTAAAGGAGTCTATTGTCATAATACCGTTTGCAATATAGTTGAGCATGAGAACATTACTAACGAACAACTTTTAACCCTTGATGTGGATGTGTTGATTCCTGCGGCATTGGAAAAACAAATAACGGTAGAAAATGCGCCTCAAGTAAGGGCAAAATTTATTTTTGAAGTAGCAAATGGTCCAATTACTTCTGAGGCGGATAAAATACTAGAAGATAAAGGTATTCACGTTTTCCCTGATATTTTGATTAATGCAGGGGGAGTTACAGTTAGTTATTTGGAGTGGGTGCAAAATCGTAATGGCTTATATTGGACTTTGAAAGAGGTTCAAGAAAAATTAAAAGAAAAGATGATTGAGGAAGCAGAAGCAGTTTGGAAAATTCATCAAGAATTAGGGGTTTCTTTCCGCACCTGTGCTTATATTCATGGTTTAAATCGTTTAAATATGGCTATGTCCGCTAAGGGTACAAGGGATTACTATATGAGTTGA
- a CDS encoding succinate dehydrogenase/fumarate reductase iron-sulfur subunit: MKVTFKILRQKPDFSPQFQSYTIEVNKGNTILECLDKIKWELDGSLTFRKNCRNTICGSCAIKINGRSALACKENVGGEIEKNPLSKSQNIPEIVISPLNNLPVLKDLVVDMSNFWQDLEKIEPYVCTSSRNTPEKEFLQTPEERKLLEETGNCIMCGACYSECNAKEVNSLFVGPHALAKSYRLMDDSRDENRENRIEKYNNIEEGVWGCTRCYLCNEVCPMGVAPLDQISKIKGIILEEKDINSSRAIRHRKVLVSLVKDGGWIDERKFGLMVVGNYFRDLRGLLSIAPLGLRLLTSGKFPLTFKSSEGTKEVRALIELVQNYEH, encoded by the coding sequence ATGAAAGTTACCTTCAAAATTTTGCGTCAAAAGCCTGATTTTTCCCCTCAATTTCAAAGCTACACCATAGAAGTAAATAAGGGCAATACCATTTTAGAATGTTTGGATAAAATTAAGTGGGAGTTAGATGGTAGCTTAACTTTTCGTAAGAATTGTCGTAATACTATTTGCGGTAGTTGTGCCATAAAAATAAATGGAAGATCCGCTTTAGCTTGTAAGGAAAATGTTGGTGGGGAAATTGAGAAAAACCCCCTTAGTAAATCACAAAATATTCCTGAAATTGTTATTTCTCCTCTCAATAATTTACCTGTCTTGAAAGATTTAGTTGTGGACATGAGCAATTTTTGGCAAGACTTAGAAAAAATAGAACCTTATGTTTGTACTTCTTCTCGAAATACTCCAGAAAAAGAGTTTTTACAAACTCCAGAAGAAAGAAAATTATTAGAAGAAACTGGCAATTGCATTATGTGTGGGGCTTGTTATTCTGAATGTAATGCGAAAGAGGTTAATTCCCTTTTTGTGGGACCTCATGCCTTAGCAAAAAGTTATCGTCTTATGGATGATTCCCGTGATGAAAATAGAGAAAATAGAATTGAAAAATATAATAATATTGAGGAGGGTGTTTGGGGTTGTACTCGTTGTTATTTATGTAATGAAGTTTGCCCTATGGGAGTTGCCCCTTTAGATCAAATTAGTAAAATCAAAGGCATAATTTTAGAGGAAAAAGATATTAATTCCAGTCGTGCAATTCGTCATCGCAAGGTTTTAGTTAGTTTAGTAAAAGATGGGGGCTGGATTGATGAGCGAAAGTTTGGTTTGATGGTTGTGGGTAATTATTTTCGTGATTTAAGAGGATTATTAAGTATTGCACCCCTTGGTTTAAGATTGTTAACTTCAGGTAAGTTTCCTCTTACTTTTAAGTCTTCTGAAGGAACGAAAGAAGTCCGAGCTTTAATAGAGTTAGTCCAAAATTATGAGCATTAG
- a CDS encoding AbrB family transcriptional regulator produces the protein MGESNPTPLEGKELLQKVKELSDIPRRQRAKECGYYTIGKNGKERVNLTAFYDAVLAAKGVPLDPERTKDGRGREATFRVSVHKNGQIVIGSSYTEKMGLKPGDEFEIKLGYKHIHLRQLDEDEA, from the coding sequence ATGGGTGAATCAAATCCTACTCCTTTGGAGGGAAAAGAATTATTACAAAAAGTTAAAGAGTTATCGGATATTCCCCGTCGTCAAAGAGCAAAAGAATGTGGTTATTATACCATAGGAAAAAATGGTAAAGAAAGAGTAAATTTAACTGCTTTTTATGATGCTGTGTTAGCCGCAAAAGGTGTGCCTTTAGACCCAGAAAGAACTAAAGATGGTCGTGGTAGAGAAGCAACTTTCCGAGTTAGCGTTCATAAAAATGGTCAAATTGTTATCGGTTCAAGTTATACCGAGAAAATGGGTTTAAAACCGGGGGATGAATTTGAAATTAAGTTGGGTTACAAACATATCCACTTAAGACAGTTAGATGAAGATGAAGCCTAA